Proteins encoded within one genomic window of Triticum aestivum cultivar Chinese Spring chromosome 2D, IWGSC CS RefSeq v2.1, whole genome shotgun sequence:
- the LOC123048233 gene encoding tyrosine N-monooxygenase-like, translated as MTLGTLVIVIMATLLLYFLRKNKRVVLSQRQRARRGLLPPGPATLPIIGNMHQMVWNKPAVFRWIHRLLKEMNTDIMCLRLGATHVIVVTCPEIACEVLRKKDEVFASRPTTFASGTFSLGYKGSVLSPHGEQWRKMRRVLTLEILTSSMEQKLHHLRKEEYDHLVRYINNSACCVMMPHAKNIVNVRHVAQHFCCNLIRRLVFGKRYFSNVPSSSTNGPGHEEEAHVGALFTALNHVYSFCVSDYIPALVGLNLDGHEEVSVDVMRTINRLHDPIIRERICERSSTLEKGGENKEVRDFLDVLVHLKDAEGQPLLSLQEIRAQTAEMVLAAVDNPSNAVEWALAEMINRPEIMQKATDELDAVVGKDRLVQESDIPRLNYLKSCIREAFRIHPYHALNLPHVAMVDTTIAGYTIPKDSHILLSRLGLGRNPKIWSEPLEFRPERHLNTVNVLLIEPGLRFISFSSGRRGCPGISLGTSITMMLFARMLQAFTWTKPVGVKNISLQEGNASLALLEPLVLQAQPRLAAYLYR; from the exons ATGACTCTTGGTACGCTGGTTATAGTTATCATGGCTACCTTGCTGTTGTATTTTCTCAGAAAAAACAAAAGAGTGGTATTGTCCCAGCGGCAACGGGCACGACGAGGTCTGCTGCCCCCGGGGCCTGCCACACTGCCCATCATCGGGAACATGCACCAGATGGTTTGGAACAAGCCGGCAGTGTTCCGGTGGATCCATCGCCTTCTCAAAGAGATGAACACAGACATCATGTGCCTCCGTCTCGGAGCTACTCATGTCATTGTTGTGACATGCCCAGAGATAGCCTGTGAGGTACTACGGAAGAAGGATGAAGTTTTCGCTTCTCGTCCCACCACCTTCGCCTCGGGTACATTCAGCTTGGGGTACAAAGGCTCCGTCTTGTCACCGCATGGAGAGCAGTGGAGAAAGATGAGGCGTGTCCTCACCTTGGAGATCCTCACCTCGTCCATGGAGCAGAAGCTCCACCACCTACGGAAAGAGGAGTACGACCACCTTGTAAGGTATATTAACAACAGCGCTTGTTGTGTCATGATGCCACATGCAAAAAACATTGTTAACGTGCGGCATGTGGCACAACATTTCTGTTGTAACCTGATAAGAAGGCTTGTGTTTGGTAAGAGATACTTTAGCAACGTACCGTCTTCGTCGACTAATGGGCCTGGACATGAGGAGGAGGCACATGTTGGCGCTCTTTTCACGGCCCTCAACCATGTGTACAGCTTCTGCGTGTCGGACTACATCCCAGCCCTGGTAGGCCTGAACTTGGATGGCCATGAGGAGGTTTCCGTGGATGTCATGAGAACAATTAACCGGTTGCATGACCCTATCATACGGGAGCGGATCTGTGAAAGATCATCCACTCTTGAGAAAGGTGGTGAAAATAAAGAGGTGAGAGACTTTCTGGACGTCCTAGTTCATCTTAAAGATGCAGAGGGACAACCGTTGCTATCCCTACAAGAAATAAGAGCCCAAACAGCG GAAATGGTGCTTGCAGCAGTCGATAACCCATCAAATGCGGTTGAGTGGGCGCTCGCCGAGATGATAAACAGGCCAGAGATCATGCAAAAAGCAACCGATGAACTCGACGCTGTCGTTGGTAAAGATAGACTAGTCCAGGAGTCTGACATTCCTCGGCTAAATTACCTCAAATCGTGTATCCGGGAGGCCTTCCGCATACACCCATACCATGCTCTTAATTTACCCCATGTTGCAATGGTGGACACCACTATCGCCGGCTACACCATCCCAAAGGATAGCCACATCCTTTTAAGCCGGCTTGGACTTGGCCGAAACCCCAAGATCTGGAGCGAACCACTTGAGTTTCGTCCTGAGAGGCATTTGAATACCGTGAATGTTCTTCTCATTGAGCCGGGCCTACGTTTCATTTCTTTTAGCAGTGGAAGAAGGGGTTGTCCTGGGATTTCACTTGGCACCTCGATCACAATGATGTTATTTGCAAGGATGCTGCAGGCCTTCACTTGGACAAAACCGGTAGGCGTTAAAAATATCAGTCTACAGGAAGGCAATGCAAGCCTCGCCCTACTTGAACCCCTTGTTTTGCAAGCTCAACCGCGCTTGGCCGCGTATCTCTATAGATGA